The stretch of DNA GTTTGCAGTTGCTCCAAGAGGCGCCCCCCCGGGTGCCGCCAGAGTCCGCGCCCGGCGCCCAGCCCGATGATCAATCCATAGACGGCGGCGAACACCGCGGTTCCGGCGAGAAGCGCTTCGAGCATCATCGGGGCACCACACCCCCCGCCGCGCCGGCGGTCTCCTCATCGGGCAGCAGCGGCTCCGGAAGCGTCTCCCCGACGGCCTTGAACTTCCCCACCAGCCAGGCCGGGGCAATCGCCGGCCGGGCCACGTAATCACCGGTCAATCCCCCGCCGGGCTCTTTCCCGCTGATCGCAAAGGCGTAAACCGGCTTGAGCCCGACTCGGTCATAGCCGCCGGCACCGCCGGCCTTGTCGATCAAGGCGACCTCGGAGACCCGGCGAATCCCGTCGGCGTATCGGTCAATATGGATGACCACGTCCAGAGCCGACCTGACCTGGTCGACGATGGCTTGGTGGGGCAGGTCCTCCCCGGACATCAGGACCATGTTCCCCACCCGGGCCAAGGCGTCGGCGGCGGCGTTGGCGTGGACGGTCGAGAACGACCCGCTGTGCCCGGAGTTCATCGCCTGCAGGAGTTCGAAGGCCTCGCCCCCGCGGCACTCCCCGATCACCAGCCGGTCGGGTCGCATCCTCAAGGCATTCCTGAGCAGGTGGCGGATGGTCACCTCGCCGCGGCCCTCGGTGTTGGCCGGCCGGCTCTCCAGGGCCACCACGTGCTCCTGGGGCAGCCGAAGTTCGGCCGAATCCTCGATGGTGATGACCCGCTCTCTAGCCCCGGGAATGGCGCCGGCCAAGGCGTTCAAGAGGGTCGTCTTCCCGGCCCCGGCCCCGCCGCTGATTATCCCGTTGAGCCGGGCCCGGACGGCGGCGGCCAGGAAGGCCGCCATCCCCGGACTCATCGTCCCTCGGGCAACGAGGTCGGCCAGGGTCATCGACCGATCGGGGAACTTGCGCACGGTCAACACCGGACCGATCAGGGACAGGGGGGCGATGATGGCGTTGACCCGCGAGCCATCGGGGAGCCGGGCGTCGACGAAAGGCGAGGCTTGATCCAGGCGGCGGCCCAGGGGAGCGACGATTCGGATGATCAGGTCGAGAAGATGATCGTCATCCCGGAAGGCGACCTCGGCCGGTTCCAGTCGGCCCTCGCGTTCGACATAGACCTGACCCGGTCCATTGACCATCACCTCGGTCACCGACGGGTCGCGGATCAGGTGGTCGATCGGACCGTAGCCGACGATTTCGCTGACGATCTGTTCGCTTAGGGCGTCCCTGGTCAGCCTGCGAACGACCAGGTTTTCCTCCATCAGGATCCCGGCGATCAGACCCTTGAGCTGCTGTCTGTCCTCAGGCGAGATCCTCGCCGTGGCTAAGAGCTTGGGATGCCTGGCCAGGACCACGGACTGTAGGTAGCGGGTGATCTCTTCCGACGTCCGCGGCCGGTCCCGGCAGGCCGGTTCTTTGGAATCCAACGGGTTCTCGACTCCGCGGTCATGGCCGGTCCCCGTCTCCGGGATCGTCCCCGGCTCATCGGGTACCGCTTCTTGGCGCTCCAAGCGCTGCCTCAGCCCGGGTCTCAAGGGCCCCGCCTCCTCCCGGGGAGGGCCAAGGCCAAGCGATTCGGCCGAGCCGTCTCGGCGAAGATCGGGCAGACCTCGTTGGCTACTTTCATCAGCGACAGTGACACGGGATGCTGGCGGTGGGTCAGGACGGCAGGGATCCCCTCAAAGAGCGAGGCGTCAACGACCTTGCGGTCCTCGGCGACGACGGCGAGCAACCGGACCCCGAGGAAGGCC from Bacillota bacterium encodes:
- a CDS encoding CpaF family protein, with amino-acid sequence MRPGLRQRLERQEAVPDEPGTIPETGTGHDRGVENPLDSKEPACRDRPRTSEEITRYLQSVVLARHPKLLATARISPEDRQQLKGLIAGILMEENLVVRRLTRDALSEQIVSEIVGYGPIDHLIRDPSVTEVMVNGPGQVYVEREGRLEPAEVAFRDDDHLLDLIIRIVAPLGRRLDQASPFVDARLPDGSRVNAIIAPLSLIGPVLTVRKFPDRSMTLADLVARGTMSPGMAAFLAAAVRARLNGIISGGAGAGKTTLLNALAGAIPGARERVITIEDSAELRLPQEHVVALESRPANTEGRGEVTIRHLLRNALRMRPDRLVIGECRGGEAFELLQAMNSGHSGSFSTVHANAAADALARVGNMVLMSGEDLPHQAIVDQVRSALDVVIHIDRYADGIRRVSEVALIDKAGGAGGYDRVGLKPVYAFAISGKEPGGGLTGDYVARPAIAPAWLVGKFKAVGETLPEPLLPDEETAGAAGGVVPR